A single genomic interval of Cucumis sativus cultivar 9930 chromosome 5, Cucumber_9930_V3, whole genome shotgun sequence harbors:
- the LOC101217091 gene encoding uncharacterized protein LOC101217091 isoform X1 — protein MKSEGVPSKNIAKMIAYKPTTIMHKVDRTIHAVKTVKELGIEPEARMFVYAVLVRLSMSDSTWKKKINVMKSLGWSEKEIFTAFKKYPLYLTCSEEKLRDVADFCFNTAKLDPGSVIIYPKFFKCSVNERLQPRYKVLEALKVKNLLKSKKIAWLLVEGERIFLENYVLKYLDEIPNLMDIYRGNVVAETKSAP, from the exons ATGAAAAG TGAAGGAGTACCTTCTAAGAATATAGCCAAAATGATTGCATATAAGCCTACAACTATTATGCATAAGGTTGACAGAACGATTCATGCAGTGAAAACGGTTAAAGAATTAGGCATTGAACCAGAAGCTCGCATGTTTGTTTATGCAGTTTTAGTGAGGCTTTCAATGAGTGATTCAacttggaagaagaaaataaatgttatgAAGAGTTTAGGATGGTCTGAGAAGGAGATTTTTACCGCATTTAAGAAATATCCACTTTATTTAACTTGTTCAGAGGAGAAATTGAGGGATGTTGCAGATTTCTGTTTCAACACTGCAAAGTTGGATCCAGGAAGTGTAATTATTTACCCGAAGTTCTTCAAATGTTCAGTCAACGAGCGGCTCCAACCGCGGTACAAAGTTCTTGAGGCTTTGAAGGTGAAAAATCTTCTTAAGAGCAAAAAGATTGCGTGGTTGCTTGTAGAAGGGGAGAGAATTTTTTTGGAGAACTATGTTCTTAAGTATTTGGATGAAATCCCAAATCTTATGGACATATACCGGGGCAATGTCGTAGCCGAAACCAAATCTGCTCCATAG
- the LOC101221433 gene encoding multiple organellar RNA editing factor 4, mitochondrial isoform X1, giving the protein MALHSLRLRRSLSVLSTFYRYAAVSSQTRHSIFCPSAPSVSKSPAMISSHWPLRLSSIASYSRSSFARKKEPDKLILEGCDYNHWLITMDFKDSKPTPEEMVRTYEETCAKGLNISVEEAKQKMYACSTTLYQGFQAVMTEEESDKFRDLPGVEFVLPDAYIDPEKKEYGGDKYINGTIIPRPPPTQYGGRQEPIDRNGNPDQPRNERPPRTAPNSQGNSSFNQRGCMQGDGRHFRASENYLPQRPPKNYIPVRPGERRVHSPMNTSAPEGRDSYQGGRVPMPPHQGNYSRRGQGSYNHDLQGNYRPLGEQRDVFPVVQGNFDSGFTSQLGERRDHSPMNTYAPQGRDSYQGGRGLMPSHRGNYNQRGQRSYNHDVQGSYHPQGEQRDCMFPLVQGHFDSGFTPRFGERRDHSPMNAYALEGRASYQGGRGLMPSHRGNYNQRAQGSYNHDVQGSYQPQGEQRDYMFPLVQGNFDSGFTLRPGERRDCSPMNTYAFEGRDSYQGGRGLMSSHQGNYNQGGQGSYNHDVQRNYQPQGEQRDYVSPLVQGNFDSGFTWLGERRDCSPINTYAYEGRDSYQGGTGLMPSHRGNYNQKGQGSYNHDVQENYQPQGEQRDYVFPLGQGNFDSGFTTGLGERRDHSPMNTYAPEGGDSYHEGRGLMPSHRGNYNQREQGSYNHDVQGNYWPQGEQGDYAPPPGQVNFGGGFTPWFGEMKDHLPVNNYALEGRDSYHGGRNPMPFHQGNYSQREHGSYNHDVQENYQPQREQRDCVPPPGQGNYGSGFNPTQGGPYVLGGYRGHGAGTPYGQGQSHGSYPNFIEGKKISLGDQRNMHEEQLNYNQRVQVSYDMPPLGKGIFGSGFTSGLEERRDHSLTNTYAPLGGDSYQGGRCPMPSHQVNYNQR; this is encoded by the exons ATGGCACTTCATTCACTTCGTCTCCGTCGCTCTTTGTCTGTTCTTTCTACTTTCTACCGATATGCGGCAGTATCTAGTCAAACCCGCCATTCTATATTTTGTCCTTCCGCTCCGTCAGTATCCAAGTCTCCCGCTATGATCTCATCACATTGGCCATTGAGATTGTCGTCAATCGCTTCCTATTCCCGGTCATCATTTGCGAGGAAAAAAGAACCTGACAAGTTAATACTCGAGGGCTGCGATTACAACCACTGGCTCATCACCATGGACTTTAAGGACTCAAAACCCACTCCAGAGGAGATGGTTCGAACCTACGAAGAAACCTGTGCCAAAGGCCTAAATATTag TGTGGAAGAAGCAAAACAGAAGATGTATGCTTGTAGTACAACTTTGTATCAGGGGTTTCAAGCTGTGATGACAGAAGAAGAATCAGATAAATTTCGCG ATCTACCTGGTGTTGAGTTTGTATTGCCTGATGCTTACATTGATCCTGAAAAGAAAGAGTATGGAG GAGACAAATATATCAATGGAACAATTATTCCAAGACCACCACCCACTCAATATGGTGGAAGGCAGGAGCCCATAGATCGTAATGGAAATCCAGATCAACCAAGAAATGAGAGGCCACCTAGAACGGCGCCAAACTCGCAGGGCAATTCATCTTTTAATCAACGGGGTTGTATGCAAGGAGATGGACGCCATTTTAGAGCTTCAGAAAACTATTTGCCACAACGTCCACCCAAAAATTACATTCCCGTAAGGCCTGGAGAAAGGAGAGTTCATTCACCTATGAACACTAGTGCTCCTGAAGGAAGAGATTCATATCAAGGAGGAAGAGTTCCAATGCCTCCTCATCAAGGAAACTACAGTCGAAGGGGGCAGGGAAGTTATAACCATGATTTGCAAGGAAATTATCGGCCTCTAGGAGAGCAAAGAGATGTGTTCCCAGTAGTCCAAGGTAATTTTGATAGTGGCTTTACCTCACAACTCGGAGAAAGGAGAGATCATTCACCTATGAACACTTATGCTCCCCAGGGAAGAGATTCCTATCAAGGAGGAAGAGGTTTAATGCCCTCTCATCGAGGAAACTACAATCAAAGGGGACAGAGAAGTTATAACCATGATGTGCAAGGAAGTTATCACCCTCAAGGAGAGCAGAGAGATTGCATGTTCCCCTTAGTCCAAGGTCATTTTGATAGTGGCTTTACCCCACGGTTTGGAGAAAGGAGAGATCATTCGCCTATGAACGCTTATGCTCTCGAAGGAAGAGCTTCCTATCAGGGAGGAAGAGGTTTAATGCCTTCTCATCGAGGAAACTACAATCAAAGGGCGCAAGGAAGTTATAACCATGATGTGCAAGGAAGTTATCAACCTCAAGGAGAGCAAAGAGATTACATGTTCCCACTAGTCCAAGGTAATTTTGATAGTGGCTTTACCCTGCGGCCCGGAGAAAGGAGAGATTGTTCGCCTATGAATACTTATGCTTTTGAAGGAAGAGATTCCTATCAGGGAGGAAGAGGTTTAATGTCGTCTCATCAAGGAAACTACAATCAAGGAGGGCAGGGAAGTTATAACCATGATGTGCAAAGAAATTATCAACCCCAAGGAGAGCAGAGAGATTATGTGTCCCCCCTAGTCCAAGGTAATTTTGACAGTGGCTTTACTTGGCTTGGAGAAAGGAGAGATTGTTCACCTATTAATACCTATGCTTACGAAGGAAGAGATTCCTATCAAGGAGGAACTGGTCTAATGCCTTCTCATCGAGGAAACTACAATCAAAAGGGGCAGGGTAGTTATAACCATGATGTGCAAGAAAATTATCAGCCTCAAGGAGAGCAGAGAGATTATGTGTTTCCACTAGGCCAAGGTAATTTTGATAGTGGCTTTACCACAGGGCTTGGAGAAAGGAGAGATCATTCACCTATGAACACTTATGCTCCTGAGGGAGGAGATTCCTATCATGAAGGAAGAGGTCTAATGCCTTCTCATCGAGGAAACTACAATCAAAGGGAGCAGGGAAGTTATAACCATGATGTGCAAGGAAATTATTGGCCCCAGGGGGAGCAGGGAGATTATGCACCTCCACCAGGCCAGGTTAATTTTGGTGGTGGCTTTACCCCATGGTTTGGAGAAATGAAAGACCATTTGCCTGTGAACAATTATGCTCTTGAAGGAAGAGATTCCTATCATGGAGGAAGAAATCCCATGCCTTTTCATCAAGGAAACTATAGTCAAAGGGAGCATGGAAGTTATAATCATGATGTGCAAGAAAATTATCAGCCTCAAAGAGAACAGAGAGATTGTGTTCCTCCACCAGGCCAGGGTAATTATGGTAGTGGCTTTAATCCTACACAGGGTGGACCTTATGTGCTCGGTGGATATCGTGGTCATGGAGCAGGAACGCCTTATGGTCAAGGACAGAGCCATGGATCTTATCCGAACTTTATcgaaggtaaaaaaatttcccTAGGTGACCAAAGGAACATGCATGAAGAACAACTAAACTACAATCAAAGGGTGCAAGTAAGTTATGACATGCCTCCACTAGGCAAAGGTATATTTGGCAGTGGCTTTACCTCAGGGCTTGAAGAAAGGAGAGATCATTCACTTACAAACACTTATGCTCCTCTAGGAGGAGATTCTTATCAGGGAGGAAGATGTCCCATGCCTTCTCATCAAGTAAACTACAATCAAAGGTGA
- the LOC101221674 gene encoding multiple organellar RNA editing factor 1, mitochondrial: MALHSLRLCRILSALSAFHHYTARQTSHSNFCPSVPLLSKSLAIISPHWPLRPLIPSSMASYSQSSFGSNNKDDKVGSDTLALEGADYNHWLIIMEFPKDPKPTPEEMVCAYEETCAKGLNISVEEAKQKMYACSTTTYKGFQAVMTKEESEKFRGLPGVVFILPDSYIDLVNKEYGGDKYINGVIIPRRPPIQSGGGQERKHQTRNPDQPIYERVSRSSSNRQGNPSFSQQGSTQGDGRHFIASQNYSPRGSPQNHGPPGRRERRDPSHMNSNASEGRGPMPYHQTSIGFPSRKLPLKGAGKL; the protein is encoded by the exons ATGGCACTTCATTCACTTCGTCTCTGCCGCATTTTATCCGCTCTTTCCGCCTTCCACCACTATACGGCACGTCAAACCAGCCACTCTAATTTCTGTCCTTCTGTTCCGTTACTATCTAAATCTCTGGCTATTATCTCACCACATTGGCCACTGAGGCCACTGATACCGTCGTCAATGGCTTCATATTCCCAATCATCATTTGGGTCCAACAACAAAGATGACAAGGTGGGGTCCGACACATTAGCATTGGAGGGCGCCGATTACAACCACTGGCTCATCATCATGGAATTTCCCAAGGACCCAAAACCCACTCCCGAGGAGATGGTTTGTGCCTACGAAGAAACCTGTGCCAAAGGCCTAAATAttag TGTGGAAGAAGCAAAACAGAAGATGTACGCTTGTAGTACTACAACGTACAAGGGGTTTCAAGCTGTGATGACAAAGGAAGAATCAGAGAAATTTCGGG GTCTACCTGGTGTTGTGTTTATATTGCCTGATTCTTATATTGATCTTGTAAACAAGGAGTATGGAG gagacaaatatataaatggagTCATTATACCAAGACGACCACCCATTCAATCTGGTGGAGGGCAGGAGAGAAAACATCAGACAAGAAATCCTGATCAACCAATATATGAGAGGGTATCTAGATCATCGTCGAATAGGCAAGGTAATCCATCCTTCTCCCAACAGGGTTCTACACAAGGAGATGGACGCCATTTCATAGCTTCACAAAACTATTCGCCACGAGGTTCACCTCAAAATCACGGTCCCCCAGGTCGTAGAGAAAGGAGAGATCCTTCACATATGAATAGCAATGCTTCTGAAGGAAGAGGTCCAATGCCTTACCATCAAACTTCCATTGGCTTCCCATCAAGGAAACTACCATTAAAGGGTGCAGGTAAGTTATAA
- the LOC101221433 gene encoding multiple organellar RNA editing factor 4, mitochondrial isoform X2 yields MYACSTTLYQGFQAVMTEEESDKFRDLPGVEFVLPDAYIDPEKKEYGGDKYINGTIIPRPPPTQYGGRQEPIDRNGNPDQPRNERPPRTAPNSQGNSSFNQRGCMQGDGRHFRASENYLPQRPPKNYIPVRPGERRVHSPMNTSAPEGRDSYQGGRVPMPPHQGNYSRRGQGSYNHDLQGNYRPLGEQRDVFPVVQGNFDSGFTSQLGERRDHSPMNTYAPQGRDSYQGGRGLMPSHRGNYNQRGQRSYNHDVQGSYHPQGEQRDCMFPLVQGHFDSGFTPRFGERRDHSPMNAYALEGRASYQGGRGLMPSHRGNYNQRAQGSYNHDVQGSYQPQGEQRDYMFPLVQGNFDSGFTLRPGERRDCSPMNTYAFEGRDSYQGGRGLMSSHQGNYNQGGQGSYNHDVQRNYQPQGEQRDYVSPLVQGNFDSGFTWLGERRDCSPINTYAYEGRDSYQGGTGLMPSHRGNYNQKGQGSYNHDVQENYQPQGEQRDYVFPLGQGNFDSGFTTGLGERRDHSPMNTYAPEGGDSYHEGRGLMPSHRGNYNQREQGSYNHDVQGNYWPQGEQGDYAPPPGQVNFGGGFTPWFGEMKDHLPVNNYALEGRDSYHGGRNPMPFHQGNYSQREHGSYNHDVQENYQPQREQRDCVPPPGQGNYGSGFNPTQGGPYVLGGYRGHGAGTPYGQGQSHGSYPNFIEGKKISLGDQRNMHEEQLNYNQRVQVSYDMPPLGKGIFGSGFTSGLEERRDHSLTNTYAPLGGDSYQGGRCPMPSHQVNYNQR; encoded by the exons ATGTATGCTTGTAGTACAACTTTGTATCAGGGGTTTCAAGCTGTGATGACAGAAGAAGAATCAGATAAATTTCGCG ATCTACCTGGTGTTGAGTTTGTATTGCCTGATGCTTACATTGATCCTGAAAAGAAAGAGTATGGAG GAGACAAATATATCAATGGAACAATTATTCCAAGACCACCACCCACTCAATATGGTGGAAGGCAGGAGCCCATAGATCGTAATGGAAATCCAGATCAACCAAGAAATGAGAGGCCACCTAGAACGGCGCCAAACTCGCAGGGCAATTCATCTTTTAATCAACGGGGTTGTATGCAAGGAGATGGACGCCATTTTAGAGCTTCAGAAAACTATTTGCCACAACGTCCACCCAAAAATTACATTCCCGTAAGGCCTGGAGAAAGGAGAGTTCATTCACCTATGAACACTAGTGCTCCTGAAGGAAGAGATTCATATCAAGGAGGAAGAGTTCCAATGCCTCCTCATCAAGGAAACTACAGTCGAAGGGGGCAGGGAAGTTATAACCATGATTTGCAAGGAAATTATCGGCCTCTAGGAGAGCAAAGAGATGTGTTCCCAGTAGTCCAAGGTAATTTTGATAGTGGCTTTACCTCACAACTCGGAGAAAGGAGAGATCATTCACCTATGAACACTTATGCTCCCCAGGGAAGAGATTCCTATCAAGGAGGAAGAGGTTTAATGCCCTCTCATCGAGGAAACTACAATCAAAGGGGACAGAGAAGTTATAACCATGATGTGCAAGGAAGTTATCACCCTCAAGGAGAGCAGAGAGATTGCATGTTCCCCTTAGTCCAAGGTCATTTTGATAGTGGCTTTACCCCACGGTTTGGAGAAAGGAGAGATCATTCGCCTATGAACGCTTATGCTCTCGAAGGAAGAGCTTCCTATCAGGGAGGAAGAGGTTTAATGCCTTCTCATCGAGGAAACTACAATCAAAGGGCGCAAGGAAGTTATAACCATGATGTGCAAGGAAGTTATCAACCTCAAGGAGAGCAAAGAGATTACATGTTCCCACTAGTCCAAGGTAATTTTGATAGTGGCTTTACCCTGCGGCCCGGAGAAAGGAGAGATTGTTCGCCTATGAATACTTATGCTTTTGAAGGAAGAGATTCCTATCAGGGAGGAAGAGGTTTAATGTCGTCTCATCAAGGAAACTACAATCAAGGAGGGCAGGGAAGTTATAACCATGATGTGCAAAGAAATTATCAACCCCAAGGAGAGCAGAGAGATTATGTGTCCCCCCTAGTCCAAGGTAATTTTGACAGTGGCTTTACTTGGCTTGGAGAAAGGAGAGATTGTTCACCTATTAATACCTATGCTTACGAAGGAAGAGATTCCTATCAAGGAGGAACTGGTCTAATGCCTTCTCATCGAGGAAACTACAATCAAAAGGGGCAGGGTAGTTATAACCATGATGTGCAAGAAAATTATCAGCCTCAAGGAGAGCAGAGAGATTATGTGTTTCCACTAGGCCAAGGTAATTTTGATAGTGGCTTTACCACAGGGCTTGGAGAAAGGAGAGATCATTCACCTATGAACACTTATGCTCCTGAGGGAGGAGATTCCTATCATGAAGGAAGAGGTCTAATGCCTTCTCATCGAGGAAACTACAATCAAAGGGAGCAGGGAAGTTATAACCATGATGTGCAAGGAAATTATTGGCCCCAGGGGGAGCAGGGAGATTATGCACCTCCACCAGGCCAGGTTAATTTTGGTGGTGGCTTTACCCCATGGTTTGGAGAAATGAAAGACCATTTGCCTGTGAACAATTATGCTCTTGAAGGAAGAGATTCCTATCATGGAGGAAGAAATCCCATGCCTTTTCATCAAGGAAACTATAGTCAAAGGGAGCATGGAAGTTATAATCATGATGTGCAAGAAAATTATCAGCCTCAAAGAGAACAGAGAGATTGTGTTCCTCCACCAGGCCAGGGTAATTATGGTAGTGGCTTTAATCCTACACAGGGTGGACCTTATGTGCTCGGTGGATATCGTGGTCATGGAGCAGGAACGCCTTATGGTCAAGGACAGAGCCATGGATCTTATCCGAACTTTATcgaaggtaaaaaaatttcccTAGGTGACCAAAGGAACATGCATGAAGAACAACTAAACTACAATCAAAGGGTGCAAGTAAGTTATGACATGCCTCCACTAGGCAAAGGTATATTTGGCAGTGGCTTTACCTCAGGGCTTGAAGAAAGGAGAGATCATTCACTTACAAACACTTATGCTCCTCTAGGAGGAGATTCTTATCAGGGAGGAAGATGTCCCATGCCTTCTCATCAAGTAAACTACAATCAAAGGTGA
- the LOC101217091 gene encoding transcription termination factor MTERF6, chloroplastic/mitochondrial-like isoform X2: protein MFKFSSTFLLHFIHKRSLNTLSTSTLPLPSVSTIQFLTNSCGLSSGSPTSHGRKLQFDEKNIQQYEAIIGFLKSHGFENSQIAKLVSKQPSILQSKVSTNLKPKFEFLQEVGFVGPLLPKVILTSPAILLRSLDSQLKPSFRFMKEMLEPDEKRRN, encoded by the exons atgttcaaattttcctccacgtttcttcttcatttcatcCATAAACGTTCTCTCAATACCCTTTCTACTTCTACATTGCCTTTACCCTCTGTTTCTACCATCCAATTTCTCACTAATTCATGTGGCCTTTCTTCTGGATCTCCTACTTCCCACGGTCGAAAGCTCCAATTCGATGAAAAAAACATCCAGCAGTACGAAGCCATTATCGGTTTCTTGAAATCTCATGGATTCGAGAATTCACAGATCGCCAAGTTGGTCTCGAAGCAACCTTCCATCCTTCAATCCAAAGTATCCACCAATCTGAAGCCTAAATTTGAGTTCCTCCAGGAAGTCGGTTTCGTCGGTCCTTTACTTCCTAAGGTAATTCTAACAAGCCCTGCGATTCTTCTCAGGAGCTTAGATTCTCAGTTGAAACCATCATTTCGTTTCATGAAGGAAATGCTTGAACCGGATGAAAAG AGGAGAAATTGA